One window of the Micromonas commoda chromosome 11, complete sequence genome contains the following:
- a CDS encoding predicted protein, whose translation MIDDDELDDLVLQGHGGAIADPDRHVDDPNEKKKEKLNARLKCEVVKIAEEASREHGVRISPKFAQCLTELTSTYVHTLADDLAAFAQHRKGKVITHDDVLLAVRKMPSVLEGVHAVLPPDLVAKKSRQPKLTL comes from the coding sequence atgatcgacgacgacgagctcgatgaCCTCGTGCTGCAGGGTCACGGCGGCGCAATTGCCGACCCGGACCGCCACGTGGATGATCCCaacgagaagaagaaggaaaAGCTGAACGCGAGGCTAAAGTGCGAGGTGGTCAagatcgccgaggaggcttCGAGGGAGCACGGGGTGCGGATCTCGCCGAAGTTTGCCCAGTGCCTGACGGAGCTGACGAGCACGTACGTGCACACGCTGGCGGACGATctggcggcgttcgcgcagCATCGTAAGGGTAAGGTGATCACGCACGATGACGTGCTGCTCGCGGTGAGGAAGATGCCCAGCGTGCTCGAGGGAGTGCATGCGGTGTTACCACCTGATCTCGTCGCGAAGAAAAGTAGGCAACCCAAGCTCACGTTGTAG
- a CDS encoding predicted protein, whose protein sequence is MDQYARAVAEYLKEHVGVQDVKYVQGKPATMSDIQAWEDANSPFKLPEDLKAFLLSSDGFKMTWDVLFKQEVHHLGNMHINSLAEIKKMPMMLVPHDDADDDDLLVVPPGSVWDPRREDDGARGPDGWKPPFPSAAFDLDSSVRHGRVALVFVPSFEASSSGPNVGDELTPMRSVPHKAQVWFQDISTRWHIMADSFSEYYRLMTAHLGLPRWHYKLMDVGMDRPTTQWFNFFRPELLAMDLDKGKLRRQERKRRN, encoded by the coding sequence ATGGACCagtacgcgcgcgcggtggcggagtaCCTGAAGGAACACGTCGGGGTTCAGGACGTCAAGTATGTTCAGGGCAAACCCGCGACAATGTCCGACATTCAGGCCTGGGAGGACGCCAACTCGCCCTTCAAGCTCCCCGAAGATCTCAAGGCTTTCCTGCTCAGCTCCGATGGTTTCAAGATGACCTGGGACGTCCTATTCAAGCAGGAGGTGCACCACCTGGGAAACATGCACATCAACTCGCTGGCTGAGATCAAGAAGATGCCCATGATGCTCGTGccccacgacgacgccgatgacgatgacCTCCTCGTGGTTCCGCCCGGTTCCGTttgggacccgcgccgcgaagacgacggcgcgagagGTCCCGACGGGTGGAAACCCCCTttcccgtcggcggcgtttgaTCTCGACTCCTCGGTCAGGCACGGTCGCGTGGCGCTCGTGTTTGTACCGTCCTTCgaagcgtcgtcgtcggggccgaacgtcggcgatgagctcaCGCCGATGAGGTCCGTTCCGCACAAGGCGCAGGTGTGGTTCCAGGACATATCCACGCGTTGGCACATCATGGCGGACTCGTTCAGCGAGTACTACCGACTCATGACCGCGCACCTGGGTCTGCCACGGTGGCACTACAAGCTCATGGATGTGGGTATGGATCGACCCACGACGCAGTGGTTCAACTTCTTCAGGCCGGAGCTCCTGGCGATGGACCTGGACAAAGGGAAGCTGAGGAGGCAGGAGAGAAAGCGGAGAAATTGA
- a CDS encoding hypothetical protein (The IQ motif is an extremely basic unit of about 23 amino acids, whose conserved core usually fits the consensus A-x(3)-I-Q-x(2)-F-R-x(4)-K-K), whose protein sequence is MGTSSSENNNSATERAGRTGSSSVTERKNRLAALAYGGAKVSLIGKEKRRRRRSVDVPSTRAESTKDPPGVTDATAEGPSHRPRPPSTRSSGDHGDKISLRQAAYRAISTRARAVEKVREGLRERGRLHSSPTPRRDASAVETPSSSPLPPAPIVTVEELPAGSQESSARYDPIYVDSSDEDAPQKYSDDEDFEVEEVEDEEIEVEEEEEPPPVLNYRAPPRESPLKPVTPVTPTVEPVASNETKEEAPRNAHRWGVLSGTTSSTPIRSAMAARQDDTLPATSRFVSLPSLKPRQPQPRSSSRHDGSNESSPPSKQLVNEKLPPLSGRGTPTSVLKNQLAAVAYGAMASRSLAPTPPSVKLPAPPTAPREPGSQQGVRAARVQQSTMIANDIYEDFKKGFVPLRELVARKKAAEKKALPQRKPSSLGRNLWMVALSAVKWKSWVRRSRSDGVASPRRIKSPVRLLSPVRSKMRKDEWARSLDRERKRMSLTTHRSESNTSREFAVVRPGAFGSEPEPVSLGTAAADNRAAAAYSKTQIKILTKRDINRAGKDKDAKIETPRSSAKVVATPPQWIKNPLAHSAAAARRRRFLTEMAAADADPELSRPSSRAPTRPSSPKLGKRNETPLDRLRGAVKRLMEHNRNMKRKSLQSPQKRTPDRVRDAQQRAEWAQRMHTEDQAAARAAEHLRRKADMQSSAYVRPGAFGSEASPVQMGVAAANQRATSAYSMLTKKPTPRKLTLSPIAETKKPADSPPPPKEPIASPLTQKLVERARRREAQLRRQRRKSKPKRKGFKSTSDSSVQGDEAAFSAGDMRDIEAQYRSQARERPGQGRAGVKRGVKSEWAMSLEREMRMQNEARLREEAQKREASPEHVPRVPGVFDATLTPVELGTKAAAKRAAAAYTTKRRRKKPEKDDDDAYSLNFDSDELSEDFDSDWDDDEVYLSAELDAHFDNVSPIIRQPSVSPEPSLHNAFVRDIATDVLRDACEAAALDLAGEVLREARLSAALADILGEVSAAAVDVAELDSAFAHDIIYSALDLCDIEETVLQTVYDCADDAADAVEIDAVVFGQMERAVQACELDDFILDVVYDIVDTIPTTSERWKEDMAFEAAAAERMAFVTKLKDKAASEKEKDRPTSRSTSRASTEMEELQQKLDALREQHKQAHENIHEKRRWGRYLEHTPNHMLRDRKFTLEQSESIWDEEPAVALRYRKNPLYDPILETNDDILEWEPNEPVAFVPPESVADPDESVDDLEEVTPDPRRQRAMARDELAARAYRQKQQLVSSPRATPTKRTKLKDGLPTGLAIKRAERAERIAAKTRIAHEKALLAQGKRPPSPQPWEDDELEADLHEMFEEERRIREAELAEQVAEQHAAARKIQAMHRGRMARKHVQAKRAEAVARAQAPEDSPGSSPGQENHSPGGKKKRKPKTTSRTKVTSPLESVYSASGIRRKVGRSLA, encoded by the coding sequence ATGGGAACCTCATCTTCCGAGAATAATAATTCGGCGACGGAGAGAGCGGGTAGAACGGGTTCGTCCTCGGTGACGGAGCGGAAGAACCGATTGGCCGCGTTGGCGTACGGTGGCGCTAAGGTGAGCCTGATCGGTAAGGAGAAGCGCAGAAGGAGACGGTCGGTGGATGTGCCGAGCACCCGTGCTGAGTCAACGAAGGATCCGCCAGGGGTgaccgacgcgaccgcggaggGACCGTCCCATCGGCCGAGACCGCCGTCCACTCGGAGCTCGGGAGACCATGGTGACAAGATCTCTCTGAGGCAGGCGGCGTATCGGGCGATCTCCACGCGAGCTCGTGCGGTCGAGAAGGTTCGCGAGGGGCTCCGGGAGCGGGGCAGGCTTCACTCATCtccaaccccgcggcgagacgcATCGGCAGTGGAGACTCCTTCCTCTTCTCCTCTTCCACCGGCGCCAATCGTGACGGTAGAGGAGCTTCCCGCGGGTTCCCAAGAATCTTCTGCGCGATATGATCCGATTTACGTGGATtcgagcgacgaggacgccccGCAAAAGTACTCAGATGACGAGGACttcgaggtcgaggaggtcgaggatGAAGAgatcgaggtcgaggaggaggaagagccgccgccggtgttaAATTACCGAGCGCCTCCCCGCGAATCTCCCCTCAAGCCGGTGACGCCGGTAACTCCGACCGTGGAACCTGTCGCTTCAAACGAaaccaaggaggaggcgcctaGGAACGCGCACCGTTGGGGCGTCCTGTCGGGGACGACCTCCTCGACCCCGATACGaagcgcgatggcggctcGACAAGATGACACGCTGCCAGCAACGTCGCGTTTCGTGTCGTTACCGTCGTTGAAACCTCGacagccgcagccgcgatCGTCCAGCCGACATGATGGATCGAACGAATCATCGCCTCCGTCAAAGCAGCTCGTGAATGAGAAGCTTCCCCCGCTCTCTGGCAGGGGAACCCCAACCTCTGTGCTGAAGAACCAGTTGGCTGCCGTGGCTTATggggcgatggcgtcgcgatcgttggcaccgacgccaccgtcggTCAAGCTGCCCGCCCCACCGACAGCGCCTCGGGAGCCGGGATCTCAGCAGGGAGTTCGTGCGGCACGGGTGCAGCAGAGCACCATGATTGCAAATGATATCTACGAAGATTTCAAGAAAGGATTTGTTCCGTTGCGGGAATTGGTAGCGCGGAAGAAAGCTGCCGAGAAGAAGGCCCTGCCCCAAAGAAAGCCCAGCAGCTTAGGAAGAAATCTCTGGATGGTCGCCCTGTCCGCAGTGAAGTGGAAGAGCTGGGTGCGACGCTCGAGATCGGATGGCGTTGCATCACCTCGCAGGATAAAGTCGCCCGTGCGACTGCTCTCACCGGTGAGATCCAAGATGCGCAAGGACGAATGGGCCCGATCGCTGGATCGTGAAAGGAAACGGATGAGTCTGACAACCCATCGATCGGAGAGCAACACTTCGCGTGAATTCGCTGTCGTCAGACCCGGGGCGTTTGGGTCTGAACCCGAGCCAGTCAGTCTCGGcacagcggcggcggataaTCGCGCCGCTGCTGCATACTCCAAGACACAAATCAAGATCCTGACCAAACGCGACATCAATCGAGCAGGGAAGGACAAAGACGCGAAGATTGAGACGCCAAGGAGTAGCGCCAAGGTGGTTGCTACGCCTCCGCAGTGGATTAAGAACCCTCTCGCGCACTCTGCTGCTGCAGCGAGGAGGCGCAGATTTTTGACCGAGATGGCTGCTGCTGACGCAGATCCGGAGCTATCTCGTCCGTCGTCTCGCGCACCGACCAGACCGTCATCACCGAAGCTTGGAAAACGTAATGAGACTCCATTGGATCGCCTCCGTGGGGCTGTCAAGCGCCTGATGGAACATAATCGGAACATGAAGCGGAAGTCTCTGCAGAGCCCGCAAAAGAGGACGCCCGATCGCGTGCGTGATGCCCAACAGCGCGCGGAGTGGGCGCAACGGATGCACACGGAGGATCAGGCGGcagcgagggcggcggagcatCTCAGGAGAAAGGCTGACATGCAGTCTTCCGCTTACGTTAGGCCTGGAGCGTTCGGGTCGGAAGCTTCTCCCGTACAGATgggtgtcgccgccgccaatcAGAGGGCAACATCTGCTTACTCCATGCTCACAAAGAAGCCGACACCACGCAAACTCACCCTCTCTCCGATTGCAGAAACGAAAAAGCCGGCGGAttcaccgccaccgccgaaaGAACCTATCGCGTCTCCGTTGACTCAAAAGCTGGTCGAGCGCGCAAGACGGCGCGAAGCTCAGCTCAGGAGGCAACGACGAAAGTCCAAGCCGAAGAGAAAGGGTTTCAAATCAACATCAGATTCATCTGTCCAAGGTGACGAGGCCGCTTTCTCGGCAGGCGACATGCGCGACATCGAGGCGCAATACCGATCGCAGGCGCGCGAAAGGCCGGGGCAAGGTAGGGCAGGCGTCAAACGGGGAGTCAAATCGGAATGGGCGATGTCTCTCGAACGAGAGATGCGGATGCAGAACGAGGCGCGACTGCGAGAGGAGGCTCAAAAGAGAGAAGCGTCGCCAGAGCACGTTCCACGGGTACCTGGAGTCTTTGATGCCACTCTCACTCCCGTGGAGCTGGGCACGAAAGCGGCAGCCaaacgggcggcggcggcttacACGACGAAGCGACGACGGAAGAAGCccgagaaggacgacgatgatgcGTACTCACTCAACTTTGACTCTGACGAGCTCTCCGAGGATTTTGACTCGGACtgggatgacgacgaggtgtACCTGtcggccgagctcgacgctcACTTCGACAACGTGTCACCGATTATCAGACAGCCGTCGGTATCGCCCGAACCATCTCTTCACAACGCCTTCGTGAGAGACATCGCCACAGATGTCCTTCGCGATGCGTGCGAGGCAGCCGCGCTGGACCTCGCCGGCGAAGTGCTCCGCGAGGCTCGGTtgtccgccgcgttggccgACATTCTCGGCGAGgtttccgccgccgccgtagaTGTCGCTGAATTGGATTCAGCGTTCGCCCACGACATCATTTACTCAGCCCTCGATCTATGCGATATCGAAGAGACCGTGTTACAGACTGTGTACGACTGTGCGGAtgacgcggcggatgcggtggAGATTGACGCCGTCGTTTTTGGTCAGATGGAACGGGCAGTTCAGGCGTGTGAGCTCGATGATTTCATTCTAGATGTCGTCTACGACATAGTAGACACCATTCCGACGACAAGTGAGCGGTGGAAGGAGGACATGGCGTTCGAGGCTGCAGCTGCGGAGAGGATGGCGTTCGTGACAAAGCTGAAGGACAAAGCCGCGTCTGAAAAGGAGAAGGATCGTCCCACGAGCCGTTCAACAAGTCGAGCGTCCACCGAAATGGAGGAGCTGCAACAGAAGTTggacgccctgcgcgagcAGCACAAACAAGCGCATGAGAATATCCATGAGAAGCGGAGGTGGGGAAGGTACCTGGAACACACGCCCAATCACATGCTTCGCGACCGCAAGTTCACCCTGGAACAGAGCGAGAGCATTTGGGACGAGgagcccgcggtggcgctgcgCTACCGCAAGAACCCACTGTACGATCCGATCTTGGAGACCAACGACGACATCCTGGAATGGGAACCCAACGAACCCGTTGCATTCGTCCCGCCCGAGAGCGTCGCGGACCCCGATGAGAGCGTGGATGACCTGGAGGAGGTGACCCCCGATCCccgtcgccagcgcgcgatggcccgGGATgaactcgccgcgcgggcgtaCCGACAGAAGCAGCAGCTCGTTTCATCGCCCAGGGCCACGCCGACGAAGCGGACAAAACTCAAGGATGGACTGCCCACGGGCTTGGCGATCaaacgcgccgagcgcgccgagcggaTCGCCGCGAAGACACGGATCGCGCACGAGAAGGCGTTGCTGGCGCAGGGAAAACGGCCGCCATCCCCGCAACCTTGGGAGGATGACGAGCTGGAGGCAGATCTGCACGAGAtgttcgaggaggagaggcgAATCAGGGAAGCCGAGCTGGCCGAGCAAGTGGCGGAGCAGCACGCGGCCGCGCGTAAGATTCAGGCAATGCACCGCGGCAGGATGGCTCGTAAGCATGTCCAGGCGAAGAGGGCTGAGGCAGTTGCCAGGGCGCAGGCTCCCGAAGACTCCCCGGGATCCTCACCCGGGCAAGAGAACCACAGCCCGGGCGGCAAGAAGAAGCGCAAACCCAAGACGACTTCTCGAACCAAGGTAACTTCTCCCCTTGAGTCCGTGTACTCCGCCTCCGGCATAAGAAGGAAGGTGGGAAGGAGCTTAGCTTAA
- a CDS encoding predicted protein, whose amino-acid sequence MSWFYVAMQREPVVMWSCFIGFTGENPPNPFPRPSRLTPFRDVAHTEGFFSSLHPIQLWGCSSRADDAARVTAAARRPDCPNTQTVTRLSSSSKPSHRPSSFSQTDDDFSTFASPSTGMMLPVVVPPIRDAFSGTKPKAPPSPHLVAKALTGK is encoded by the coding sequence ATGTCTTGGTTTTACGTGGCCATGCAGCGCGAGCCGGTGGTGATGTGGAGCTGCTTTATCGGTTTCACGGGTGAGAACCCGCCGAACCCGTTCCCTCGCCCTTCCAGGCTAACTCCGTTCAGAGACGTTGCGCATACGGAAGGGTTTTTCTCCTCGCTCCACCCGATCCAACTCTGGGGTTGTTCATCACGGGCGGACGATGCAGCGCGGGTGactgccgccgcgcgtcgtcctgaTTGTCCGAACACGCAAACCGTGACTCGCCTGTCGTCGTCTTCCAAACCCTCGCACCGCCCCTCGAGCTTCTCCCAAACTGACGATGATTTTTCCACCTTCGCGTCTCCATCGACAGGCATGATGttgcccgtcgtcgtccctcccATCCGGGACGCCTTCAGCGGTACGAAACCCAAGGCCCCGCCCAGCCCCCATCTGGTGGCCAAGGCGCTGACGGGGAAGTGA
- a CDS encoding predicted protein: MKYVAAYLLAQMGGKESPSEADVKAVLASVSAEVDDAKLKSFFAAIDGKDVAELIKEGQAKLASVPSGGGGGGGGGGGGGGGAAAAAPEPEPEEEEEEEAMDFDLFD, from the exons ATGAAGTACGTCGCTGCCTACCTCCTG GCCCAGATGGGCGGCAAGGAGTCCCCCTCCGAGGCTGATGTCAAGGCCGTCCTCGCTTCCG TTTCCGCGGAGGTCGATGACGCCAAGCTCAagtccttcttcgccgccatcgacggcAAGGATGTCGCTGAGCTCATCAAGGAAGGCCAGGCCAAGCTCGCTTCCGTCCCctccggtggcggcggcggcggcggcggcggcggcggtggcggtggcggtgccgccgcggccgcgcccgagcccgagcccgaggaggaggaggaggaggag GCCATGGACTTCGACCTCTTCGATTAA
- a CDS encoding predicted protein — protein MADGDQGMPLTFQNFLEKMRHPSASELVKSMQAFISSFGDAQMPANAQRDSDEDGRRIQAFLRDTEAAFRGHPAWRGASEEELEASGEGLEKYLTTKLYPNIFAVVNEERTLDDVLGRRIAALRTFIRPEHLDIPECFRVEASLALARNELVKVNNFKAPRDKLVCVLNTCRVINNLLNVSAGNRPAGADDFLPVLIYVVMLANPPRLESNLRYIARFRLESRLVSEAAYFYTNLVSATHFLTTCDHSAFTNLDEDVFEAHMAAEGFAVGPDAAGSFDGERGGDGATGGGAGEGRGGDTGARGSLAEKMLREGAPGATPPPAPRDVPGLPPRSPNGTASVALEKDRARLERELADAKRELAGANARARHPLRWSTVEDVEAEGAASLATENGAGTLRLPYKFLYARADDLQVGDVPALLNAYKTIALQYEALSRGVGAVLADVTPNSAIRSGADVDGLSMFANIGASSPAAEDVFAGMTITEGERHAGIEPEDPFARLEALTQR, from the exons ATGGCGGACGGCGATCAGGGGATGCCGCTCACGTTCCAAAATTTCCTCGAGAAGATGCGGCACCCCAGCGCTTCTGAGCTCGTGAAATCCAT GCAGGCTTTCATATCGTCGTTCGGCGATGCTCAGATGCCGGCGAACGCGCAGCGGGACTCGGATGAGGACGGCCGAAGGATCCAGGCCTTCCTTCGCGACACCGAGGCTGCTTTCCGAGGGCACCCCGCGTGGAGGGGCGCGTCCGAAGAAGAGCTGGAGGCGTCCGGGGAAGGGCTCGAGAAGTATCTCACCACGAAGCTGTATCCGAACATATTCGCGGTCGTCAACGAGGAACGCACGctggacgacgtcctcgggcgacgcatcgccgcgctgcgaaCGTTCATTCGACCCGAGCACCTGGACATACCGGAGTGCTTTCGTGTAGAGGCGTCCCTGGCGCTGGCCCGCAACGAGCTCGTCAAGGTGAACAACTTCAAGGCCCCAAGGGACAAGCTCGTGTGCGTGCTCAATACCTGCCGCGTCATCAATAACCTCCTGAACGTATCCGCCGGGAACCgacccgcgggtgccgacgactTCCTCCCTGTGCTCATCTACGTCGTGATGCTGGccaacccgccgcggctggagTCCAACCTGAGGTACATAGCGCGGTTCAGGCTTGAGTCCAGGCTGGTGTCCGAGGCTGCATACTTTTACACCAACCTCGTGTCAGCCACGCACTTTTTGACCACGTGCGACCACTCGGCGTTCACGAACCTGGACGAGGATGTGTTTGAGGCGCACATGGCGGCCGAGGGATTCGCCGTCGGACCCGACGCGGCTGGTTCGTTCGACGGGGAGCgagggggcgacggggcgacggggggcggggctggtgagggacgaggaggtgatACGGGCGCGCGTGGGAGCCTGGCGGAGAAGATGTTGCGCGAGGGagcgccgggggcgacgccgccgcccgcgccgagggacgtCCCCGGTTTgcccccgcggtcgcccaACGGGACAGCCTCGGTCGCACTGGAGaaggatcgcgcgcgtctggagcgcgagctcgcggatgcgaagcgcgagctcgcgggtgCGAACGCCCGAGCGCGGCATCCGCTTCGATGGTCCACCGTGGAGGACGTGGAGGCTgagggcgcggcgagttTGGCCACCGAGAACGGCGCCGGGACCCTTCGCCTGCCGTACAAGTTCCTTTACGCAAGGGCGGATGATCTTCAGGTTGGGGACGTACCCGCGCTCCTGAATGCGTACAAGACGATCGCTCTGCAGTACGAGGCGTTATCGAGGGGCGTGGGCGCAGTGTTGGCTGATGTGACTCCCAACTCGGCGATTAGGAGCGGCGCTGATGTGGACGGTCTGAGCATGTTTGCAAACATCGGGGCAagctccccggcggcggaggatgttTTCGCGGGTATGACGATAACGGAAGGGGAGAGGCACGCCGGGATCGAGCCAGAAGATCCGTTCGCTCGACTGGAGGCCCTGACCCAGCGATGA
- a CDS encoding predicted protein, which produces MDAAIRELCERVRLRLDRLKGRTWNGRDAELDAELSSVEYDINGAEFLLKEIRAKLATSSTRNLPPVAAYRASLESSRRVLADIRRGEPRAHGGARGVRATRSVGGSTRSMGGSTRSMPAGPLGRLWKGTVSFVKDLLEDPFLDPLLPPALLAAEAEKRRRGEVPESEAMRDYRAAGERSVDYHVAAGYYGSRGPRAGAPSREEGGGREETGFDKQRRRRRRNGKRTGNHTEGRDVSPVPEEGSPPSPDEGRAPVRVTPSPTDAAGESRDEYAESAWDEDEQLMRQTRENARDEQAWIRALQGAGGGNKVGASYAAASAAAAAAPTVWGPTGRDVDDLVDRYSNMAARDDPMMLSDASPGSTPRYSEAPPVFGRVEEANNQQKEVDTEASIRRELFMNSSGADSRARARVAALGPTDGYPRSPFSGDAPPEGWVEEELMRGVERLERGREMLTDAQRVAADANETGDAILGTLREQRDALIRSRAGMEGIKEDMKHNERLVNNMTSWTRLGVKSRRTPWG; this is translated from the exons atggacgccgccatcaGGGAGCTgtgcgagcgcgtgcgacTTAGACTGGATAGACTGAAAG GCCGCACGTGGAacggtcgcgacgccgagctggaCGCGGAACTCTCGAGCGTCGAGTACGACATCAACGGCGCCGAGTTCCTCCTGAAGGAGAtccgcgccaagctcgcgacgtcgtccaccagGAACCTTCCCCCGGTCGCCGCGTACagggcgtcgctcgagtcgtcgcgtcgcgtgctCGCCGACATACGACGGGGGGAGCCGAGGGCgcacgggggcgcgcggggggtgagggcgacgcgttcggtgGGTGGATCCACGCGTTCGATGGGTGGATCCACGCGTTCGATGCCGGCGGGGCCCCTGGGACGGCTGTGGAAGGGGACGGTGAGCTTCGTGAAGGACCTGCTCGAGGATCCCTTCCTGGACCCGCTGCTGCCgccggcgctgctcgcggcggaggcggagaagcgACGGAGGGGAGAGGTGCCGGAGAGCGAGGCGATGAGAGATtatcgggcggcgggcgagagATCGGTGGACtatcacgtcgccgcggggtatTACGGAAGCCGGGGGccgagggcgggggcgccgagccgggaggagggcggcggccgggagGAGACCGGTTTCGACAAgcagcgtcgacgacgacggaggaaCGGCAAGAGAACCGGAAATCACaccgagggacgcgacgtgTCCCCGGTGCCGGAGGAGGGTTCGCCTCCATCTCCGGACGAGGGCCGAGCACCCGTCCGCGTGACGCCTTCGCCtaccgacgcggcgggtgagTCTCGAGACGAGTACGCCGAATCCGCGTGGGACGAAGACGAACAGCTCATGCGTCAAACCCGGGAGAACGCACGCGACGAGCAGGCGTGGATCCGTGCGCtgcagggcgcgggcggcggaaaCAAGGTTGGCGCATcctacgccgcggcgagcgccgccgccgccgccgcccccaccGTTTGGGGCCCGACTGGCCgagacgtcgacgacctGGTGGACAGGTACTCGAATATGGCCGCCCGTGACGACCCGATGATGCTCTCCGATGCGTCTCCGGGGTCTACGCCGCGGTACAGCGAGGCGCCTCCGGTTTTTGGTCGAGTTGAGGAAGCAAACAATCAACAGAAGGAGGTGGACACGGAAGCCTCCATAAGGCGAGAGCTGTTCATGAACTCATCCGGCGCTGACTCCAGGGCGCGAGCCAGGGTCGCGGCCCTCGGTCCAACCGACGGATATCCGCGCAGTCCTTTCTCGGGGGACGCCCCACCGGAGGGTTGGGTTGAGGAGGAGCTCATGCGAGGGGTGGAGCGGTtggagcgcgggcgggagaTGCTGACCGACGCTCagcgggtcgccgccgacgcaaacgagacgggcgacgccatcCTCGGGACACTTCGGGAGCAGCGTGATGCTCTCATTCGCAGCCGCGCCGGCATGGAGGGAATTAAGGAAGACATGAAGCACAACGAGCGGCTCGTCAACAACATGACCAGCTGGACCAGATTGGGCGTCAAGTCACGGCGCACACCTTGGGGCTGA
- a CDS encoding predicted protein — MSDSLDAIRKAQEDRFFKLEQEKHLQAYVKKLKASGRFDQIPASAPRTFSASALPQVLAHELRLSTPVEEVLERRQLDRSFMTRQIIKGVCTGDPYLINSVTLGSRVSMGKNKWSAGTNTGIENTTIFSVHKAQDLMAETPKHLNGIESRAAKHMVDNSFVEIGGKRIKLMPDPTPGRAMAWGGTLAIWGTAALAVGTCKVLGIKTMDDMKRVMNAQLSPLGDAIRDRMTPFKSYITEAPLDGSPKVNTKDSRFAKGVKDIFA, encoded by the exons ATGTCGGACTCTCTCGACGCCATTCGCAAGGCGCAGGAGGACAGATTCTTCAAGCTCGAGCAGGAGAAACACCTTCAAGCCTACGTG AAAAAACTCAAAGCCTCTGGCAGGTTCGACCAGATTCCCGCAAGCGCGCCTCgcaccttctccgcgagcgcgctgccTCAGGTTTTGGCGCACGAGCTGCGTTTGTCCAcccccgtcgaggaggtgctcgagcgAAGGCAGCTCGACCGCTCGTTCATGACCCGCCAGATCATCAAGGGCGTGTGCACCGGCGACCCGTACCTGATCAATTCCGTGACGCTCGGGTCTCGGGTGAGCATGGGCAAGAACAAGTGGAGCGCGGGCACTAACACCGGCATCGAGAACACGACCATCTTCAGCGTGCACAAGGCACAAGATCTCATGGCCGAAACGCCCAAGCACCTCAACGGCATCGAGAGCAGGGCGGCGAAGCACATGGTGGACAACAGTTTTGTCGAAATCGGCGGGAAGAGGATCAAGCTCATGCCTGATCCGACCCCCGGTCGAGCCATGGCGTGGGGCGGCACGCTGGCGATCTGGGGCAcggccgccctcgcggtgggTACGTGCAAGGTGTTGGGAATCAAGACGATGGACGACATGAAACGTGTCATGAATGCGCAGCTGAGCCCCCTGggcgacgccatccgcgACCGCATGACGCCGTTCAAGTCGTACATCACCGAGGCACCCCTCGACGGGTCGCCGAAGGTCAACACAAAGGACAGCAGGTTCGCCAAGGGTGTGAAGGATATCTTCGCGTAG